The Mucilaginibacter rubeus genomic interval AACATGATGCTTGAAGCACAGGCTAAAGAAGAAACTAAAGAGGTTGACGAAGAGATCCTGCACATGCGCAAGATCCTTAAAACTGAATTGGTTGATCTTGACCTTTCTGTACGTGCCCTTAACTGCCTTAAAGCTGCTGATATCCGCAGCCTGGCTGACCTGGTATCGTATGATGTTGCTGACATGTTAAAATTCAGGAACTTTGGTAAAAAATCGTTAACTGAAATCCAGGACCTGGTTAAATCAAAAGGTTTATCTTTTGGTATGAACCTGTCTAAATTTAAGTTAGACGAAGAATAATAAGAGATTAGAGGTTTGAGATAAGAGATTAGTCTTATTTCAAACCTTTCTTTTTTAAATGAATATTAATTAAGCGAAAGCATAATTCCGAGGGCTTGAGCCTATCGCCCAACGGTATGCACGTGAAATATATAAAACAATGAGACACGGAAACAAAAACAATCACTTAGGCCGTACTACCAGCCACCGCAAAGCGATGCTGGCTAACATGGCAACTTCGCTTATTTTACACAAGCGTATCACTACAACATTAGCAAAAGCAAAAGTTTTACGCGGTTATGTTGAGCCACTTTTAACAAAATCAAAAAACGATACTACGCATTCTCGTCGTACAGTATTTAGCTACCTTCAGGATAAAGATGCTACTTCAATCCTTTTCCGCGAAGTTGCTGAGAAAATCGCTAACCGCCCAGGTGGTTACACCCGTATCATCAAGTTAGAAAACCGTTTAGGCGATAACGCTGAAATGGCAATCATCGAGCTTGTTGATTACAACACTGTTTACGGTGCTGACGCTGCTGCTCCTGCTAAGAAATCAACCCGTCGTCGTGGTGGTTCTGGCGCGAAAGCTAAAACTGCTGCTCCTGTAGCTGCAGAAGAAGCTGTAGTAATTGAAGACGTTAAAGAAGAACCAGCTGCTGAAGCACCTGCACCTTCTGAAAACGAAGAAAATGCTGAAAAAGGCGAATAATTAATTATTCATCTTAACAGATACTAAAAGCGGCCTGCTCATTGAGCGGGCCGCTTTTGTTTTAATCAGGCTCTTTTATCTGTAAGCGATCTGTTTTGAACAGGGAATGTAAATGCGTGTTTTGCCACTCCGGAATGCTTTTTACTAAATTTTTAACTCCTGGTATTGTTTTAATCTTCTCAGGCTTACAAAAGTTTCATTGTTTGAAATTTTGCATTTTTTTGTATAAATTTCTAATAGTCAGTTGATTAGTGAGTGTTTTTTGATTTATTGTAGTTAAATTTAAGAGGTATTGTAATCAAGTTTAACCCTTAAATCCTAAAACAATGAAAAATCTTTTGATCGTGCTTTTGGTACTTTTAGCCGGTAGTACATGGGCACAAGCCCCTAAGAAAAACGGCATCATTTACAAGGAACATCCATATATCACTATCGTTAACAAATCAAACGATCTGTTTATTAAGCAGGATTGGGCCGGCCTGGCGAAGTTATACGCTGACACGGCGATATTTTACGACCCGACGAGTCCGAAGAAGATTTCTCTTGCCGATCAGAAAAAGGGCTGGGCTGCTATAGCGAAAGACTGGGGTCAGATAAAAATAGTTAAAGTTGGGTATCCAGACGGGTTGGCCTACGATAAAGATCCTTTTACTGTACAATCATGGTGGACGATAACCACAGTAAATAAGAAAACAAAGAAAACCGCGAAGTTTCATTTAGTACAGTTTGATGAGTTTAATAAGGCGGGGAAAATTGCCGTGGAGATAGCTTATTACGATCAAACACCACTTATAAATGCTTCGAAATAGTTAGGCATCATAAAAAGGCTTTCTTAAAGGCTTACGGCACCCTTTGCATGGTAATCGTAAGCCTTTTTATTTGTCGCTATTTTTTTAAATTATAGGTTAGCAATCCTGCATCGTCGTTTATCAACGTGAACCCGCATTTATCCAGGATCCTTCGCGATGGCAGGTTATCGGCATAAGTGTGCACGATGATCGCCTGTACAAATTCATGTGTAAACGCCCATTGCGATAGCAGTTTCAGCGCTTCGGTAGCAAATCCTTTGTTATGCTGATTAGCATCGATCATATAGCCTATTTCTGCTTCTCCTGCTTCATTAGGGTATCCGGCGAAGCCCATTCCCCCGACGACCGTGTTTGCGCTTTTTAGGACTATCTCCCATGCCGTATACCAGAGGTGTTTGTCGGGAAATGCAAGGGTATTAGGTAGCCAGAAATTATCGAAGGCGTCGTCGATTTCTTTGATATATAATGGATCGATCTTCATAGCAGAGGGTCTTAAGCCTAATGAAAGTTCCAGCAACTTACGATCTTGTTTAAGTAATAATAATTGCGCGTGTGTTAACGGTATCATTTGCAA includes:
- the rplQ gene encoding 50S ribosomal protein L17, which produces MRHGNKNNHLGRTTSHRKAMLANMATSLILHKRITTTLAKAKVLRGYVEPLLTKSKNDTTHSRRTVFSYLQDKDATSILFREVAEKIANRPGGYTRIIKLENRLGDNAEMAIIELVDYNTVYGADAAAPAKKSTRRRGGSGAKAKTAAPVAAEEAVVIEDVKEEPAAEAPAPSENEENAEKGE
- a CDS encoding nuclear transport factor 2 family protein, yielding MKNLLIVLLVLLAGSTWAQAPKKNGIIYKEHPYITIVNKSNDLFIKQDWAGLAKLYADTAIFYDPTSPKKISLADQKKGWAAIAKDWGQIKIVKVGYPDGLAYDKDPFTVQSWWTITTVNKKTKKTAKFHLVQFDEFNKAGKIAVEIAYYDQTPLINASK
- a CDS encoding GNAT family N-acetyltransferase — encoded protein: MIPLTHAQLLLLKQDRKLLELSLGLRPSAMKIDPLYIKEIDDAFDNFWLPNTLAFPDKHLWYTAWEIVLKSANTVVGGMGFAGYPNEAGEAEIGYMIDANQHNKGFATEALKLLSQWAFTHEFVQAIIVHTYADNLPSRRILDKCGFTLINDDAGLLTYNLKK